A single Lolium perenne isolate Kyuss_39 chromosome 6, Kyuss_2.0, whole genome shotgun sequence DNA region contains:
- the LOC127306555 gene encoding large ribosomal subunit protein uL11x: protein MPPKLDPSQVVEVYVRVTGGEVGAASSLAPKIGPLGLSPKKIGEDIAKETAKDWKGLRVTVKLTVQNRQAKVSVVPSAAALVIKALKEPERDRKKVKNIKHNGNISLDDVIEIAKIMAPRSMAKEMTGTVKEILGTCVSVGCTVDSKDPKELQTEIDDGEVEIPSA, encoded by the coding sequence ATGCCTCCCAAGCTCGACCCATCCCAGGTTGTGGAGGTGTACGTCCGCGTTACCGGCGGCGAGGTCGGCGCGGCGTCGTCCCTGGCCCCCAAGATCGGCCCGCTCGGTCTCTCTCCGAAGAAGATCGGAGAAGACATCGCCAAGGAGACGGCCAAGGACTGGAAGGGCCTCCGCGTCACCGTCAAGCTCACCGTCCAGAACCGTCAGGCCAAGGTGTCCGTCGTCCCCTCGGCGGCAGCCCTCGTCATCAAGGCGCTCaaggagccagagagggaccgcaAGAAGGTGAAGAACATCAAGCACAATGGCAACATCAGCCTTGATGACGTCATTGAGATTGCCAAGATTATGGCGCCTCGCTCCATGGCCAAGGAGATGACGGGTACCGTGAAGGAGATCCTCGGCACCTGCGTCAGCGTCGGCTGCACCGTCGACAGCAAGGACCCCAAGGAGCTGCAGACCGAGATCGACGACGGCGAGGTGGAGATTCCCTCCGCTTAA